The Patescibacteria group bacterium genome window below encodes:
- a CDS encoding PrgI family protein, translating to MQQFTVPQFIEVEDKIIGALTVRQFVISLVGVLLIALCYRLFDFELFLIVGILIFLITVLFAFIKVNAMPFHFFLLNLIETLKKPRLRIWQKDDTMLAELMISHPKPKTPPSPPDRQALISRLNELSLIVDTKGMYQGEVDDNIHIKDRRDF from the coding sequence ATGCAACAGTTTACTGTCCCACAATTTATTGAAGTTGAAGATAAGATTATCGGGGCTTTGACGGTCCGACAATTTGTTATTTCTTTGGTTGGAGTATTGTTAATAGCTCTATGTTATCGTCTTTTTGATTTTGAACTTTTCTTAATTGTCGGTATTTTAATCTTTTTAATTACCGTTCTTTTTGCTTTTATTAAAGTCAATGCCATGCCTTTTCATTTTTTTCTTTTAAATCTGATTGAAACTTTAAAAAAACCCCGTTTACGAATATGGCAAAAAGATGATACAATGTTAGCGGAGCTAATGATCTCTCATCCTAAGCCCAAAACCCCTCCATCTCCACCAGATCGTCAAGCCTTAATTAGTCGTTTAAACGAACTTTCTTTGATTGTAGACACCAAGGGTATGTACCAAGGAGAAGTTGATGATAACATCCATATTAAGGATCGTAGAGATTTTTAA
- a CDS encoding ATP-binding protein, with translation MSKLSDIYNKIVYKQEPGEFEEPSGALELPDLEAMSREAEAGEEVIMSEKVFRQGLASIKELIAPESFEVTPQHLRLGSKFLRTIFVVSYPRYISVGWFAPVINLNASFDIAMFFYPVKSALILKQLRNKVGTLEAQIIADSEKGAPRDPIRETALQDIEELRDSLTQGTEKFFQFALYVTLYADSLEELDRLTDTVEDIFGSRLVYSKRGYFQAEQGFNSTMPLNNDELYITFNMNSSPIASSFPFVSSELTSDNGILYGINRHNNSLILFDRFSLQNANSVVFATSGAGKSYAIKLEILRSLMMGTEVIVIDPEYEYKHLSEAVGGTYINISLASEGKINPFDLPKAVGDQTKVEDVIRSAVITLKGLVRLMIGDLNHEEDSIVDRALLETYARKDITPDSDLTTVEPPIMQDFQQILEGMEGGDELANRLKKYTEGTFAGLFNSATNVEMDNQLVCFSVRDLEDELRPMAIYTIVNYIWNEVRSQVRKRILVIDEAWWLMQQEDSAKFIYALVKRCRKYYLGVTTITQDVNDFLRSPYGQAIVTNSSMQILLKQSSASIEMVQKTFLLTESEKYLLLECGVGEGIFFAGNKHAAIKVVASYIEDQLITSDPRQLLEIEAAKKQAEEKRFTEEKG, from the coding sequence ATGTCAAAATTATCTGATATTTACAATAAGATAGTATATAAGCAAGAACCGGGAGAGTTTGAAGAACCGTCCGGTGCTTTAGAATTGCCTGATCTTGAAGCTATGAGTCGGGAAGCCGAAGCTGGTGAAGAGGTGATCATGAGCGAAAAAGTTTTTCGTCAGGGTCTGGCTTCTATTAAGGAGCTTATCGCTCCGGAAAGTTTTGAGGTAACTCCTCAGCACCTTAGATTGGGCTCTAAATTTTTGCGAACAATTTTTGTAGTTTCTTATCCTCGTTATATCAGTGTTGGTTGGTTTGCGCCGGTAATTAATCTAAACGCCAGTTTTGACATTGCCATGTTTTTTTACCCGGTTAAGAGTGCCCTTATTTTAAAACAATTAAGGAATAAAGTCGGTACCTTGGAAGCGCAAATTATTGCAGACTCGGAAAAGGGTGCTCCGCGTGATCCGATTAGAGAAACCGCTTTACAAGACATTGAAGAGTTAAGAGATTCTTTAACCCAGGGTACGGAAAAGTTTTTCCAGTTTGCCTTGTATGTTACTCTGTATGCCGATAGTCTTGAAGAATTGGATCGTTTAACGGATACGGTGGAAGATATTTTCGGCTCTCGTTTAGTCTATTCCAAGCGTGGTTATTTCCAGGCTGAACAGGGTTTTAATTCCACTATGCCGTTGAATAATGACGAACTTTACATTACCTTTAACATGAATTCTTCGCCGATCGCTTCTTCTTTCCCTTTTGTTTCCAGTGAGCTAACTAGCGATAACGGTATTTTGTATGGTATTAACCGTCATAACAATAGCTTAATCCTTTTCGATCGTTTTAGTTTGCAAAATGCCAATAGCGTAGTTTTCGCCACTTCCGGTGCGGGTAAAAGCTATGCCATTAAGCTGGAAATTCTACGTAGTTTAATGATGGGAACCGAGGTGATTGTTATTGACCCTGAATATGAATACAAACATTTGTCTGAGGCTGTTGGTGGTACTTATATTAATATTTCTTTAGCCAGCGAAGGTAAAATCAATCCCTTTGATCTACCTAAAGCGGTGGGGGACCAGACGAAGGTGGAAGATGTTATTCGTTCGGCGGTTATTACTCTTAAGGGTTTGGTAAGGTTAATGATTGGTGATTTAAACCATGAAGAAGACTCTATCGTAGATAGAGCTCTTTTGGAAACCTATGCTCGCAAAGACATTACCCCTGATTCAGATTTAACCACTGTTGAGCCACCAATTATGCAAGATTTTCAACAGATTCTTGAGGGCATGGAAGGGGGAGACGAGCTAGCTAATCGTCTTAAGAAATATACTGAAGGTACTTTTGCGGGACTTTTTAATAGCGCTACTAACGTGGAAATGGATAACCAGCTGGTTTGTTTCTCGGTTCGTGATTTAGAAGACGAGTTAAGGCCAATGGCTATTTATACCATTGTTAATTATATTTGGAATGAAGTAAGGAGTCAGGTAAGAAAGCGTATTTTGGTGATTGACGAAGCTTGGTGGTTAATGCAACAAGAAGACAGCGCTAAGTTTATTTACGCTTTAGTTAAGCGTTGTCGTAAATATTATTTGGGGGTAACAACTATTACCCAGGATGTTAATGACTTTTTAAGATCCCCGTACGGACAAGCCATTGTTACCAACTCTTCCATGCAAATTCTACTTAAACAATCTTCGGCTTCTATTGAAATGGTGCAAAAGACCTTCCTTCTAACGGAGAGTGAAAAGTATCTGCTTTTAGAATGCGGAGTTGGAGAGGGAATTTTCTTTGCCGGTAATAAGCACGCGGCCATTAAGGTGGTGGCCTCGTATATTGAGGATCAGCTTATCACCTCAGACCCCAGACAACTTTTGGAGATTGAAGCTGCTAAAAAACAGGCAGAAGAAAAGCGTTTTACTGAAGAAAAGGGTTAA
- the recG gene encoding ATP-dependent DNA helicase RecG, with amino-acid sequence MESSLAPAAWPGVNSAMAKKLKTLGLDSAREALYYFPFRYEDFSLTKNIGDLEIGETVNLVVQIEMIKNKRSPRRRMNITEALVRDDSETLRIIWFNQPFLTRILKVGQSVSLSGRLSEDYAGPVMVSPAYEPYNGQSLHTQGLVPVYHLTAGLTPKQLRALIAKLLPLADQLPEWLPEETVKKYNLISHQEAIKQIHFPENEEKLQAAKNRLSFEELFTLRLKGYARRRLLASFKSHSVGFRADELSSWLETLPFIMTAGQKQALWEVIQDMEKTKPMLRLLQGDVGSGKTAVAMAAARQCVKSGAQAAIMAPTALLAKQHFNTCLDDFFTKDDFTIALLTSSSRLIRRGDKSLENLSKQALLKEIKEGKVDIIIGTHALIQKDVDFNNLALAVTDEQHRFGVEQRAALAVKGSKEVMPHLLAMTATPIPRSLALVLYGELDLSVIKDMPPGRRTVLTKIVEEEKRSAMYDFIKNQLKEGRQAFVICPLIDPSDKLGARSVKLEYEKLSKGSLVDYRVGMIHGRLSAKERDKVMEDMSSGLLDVLVATSIIEIGIDIPNASVMVIEDADRFGLAQLHQYRGRVGRSTHQSYCFLLSSATEPRTRGRLEVMAECSSGFILAEADLKFRGPGEAYGLAQSGWPELKMANYYDTKLLNLTKEAVDNLVTNDPNLDSHPNLKQYLKEEENKTITND; translated from the coding sequence ATGGAAAGTTCTTTAGCGCCGGCCGCCTGGCCCGGGGTAAATTCAGCCATGGCTAAAAAACTAAAGACTCTTGGGCTTGACTCGGCTCGGGAGGCTTTATATTATTTTCCTTTTCGTTACGAAGATTTTAGCCTTACCAAAAATATTGGTGATTTGGAAATAGGGGAGACAGTTAATTTAGTTGTTCAGATAGAGATGATTAAGAATAAGAGAAGTCCTAGAAGACGAATGAATATTACCGAAGCTTTGGTTAGAGATGACAGTGAAACCTTACGTATAATTTGGTTTAACCAACCTTTTTTAACCAGAATTTTAAAGGTTGGACAATCTGTTTCTTTATCTGGTCGTTTAAGTGAAGATTATGCCGGTCCGGTAATGGTTTCCCCGGCCTATGAGCCCTATAACGGACAAAGCTTGCATACCCAGGGTTTAGTGCCTGTCTATCATTTAACCGCCGGTTTAACGCCCAAACAATTAAGAGCTTTAATAGCTAAACTTTTGCCCTTAGCTGATCAGTTACCTGAATGGTTACCTGAAGAGACAGTTAAAAAATATAATTTAATTAGTCATCAAGAAGCGATTAAACAAATACATTTTCCGGAGAATGAAGAAAAATTGCAAGCCGCTAAAAATCGCTTAAGCTTTGAAGAACTTTTTACCCTAAGATTAAAAGGTTATGCTCGGCGACGTTTGTTAGCCTCTTTTAAGTCTCATAGTGTTGGCTTTAGAGCCGATGAGCTATCTTCTTGGTTGGAAACTCTGCCTTTTATTATGACCGCTGGGCAAAAACAAGCTCTTTGGGAGGTTATACAAGACATGGAAAAAACCAAGCCCATGCTTAGGCTATTACAGGGCGATGTTGGTTCTGGTAAGACAGCGGTAGCGATGGCAGCGGCCAGACAATGCGTTAAAAGTGGAGCCCAGGCGGCCATTATGGCGCCCACCGCCCTTTTAGCTAAACAACATTTTAATACTTGTCTTGATGATTTTTTTACCAAAGACGATTTTACCATAGCGCTTTTAACCTCTTCTTCAAGGTTAATTAGAAGAGGAGACAAGAGTCTTGAGAATTTATCCAAACAAGCTTTATTAAAAGAGATAAAGGAGGGCAAAGTTGATATTATCATAGGTACGCACGCCTTAATCCAAAAGGATGTTGATTTTAATAATCTGGCTTTAGCTGTTACTGATGAACAACATCGTTTTGGTGTTGAACAAAGAGCCGCCTTAGCAGTTAAGGGTAGTAAGGAAGTTATGCCTCATCTCTTAGCTATGACCGCCACCCCGATTCCTCGTAGTCTAGCCTTGGTTCTTTATGGAGAATTGGATCTATCTGTTATTAAAGATATGCCTCCGGGTCGTCGTACGGTTTTAACTAAAATTGTTGAAGAAGAAAAAAGATCTGCTATGTATGATTTTATTAAAAACCAGCTTAAAGAAGGTAGACAAGCTTTTGTTATTTGTCCCTTAATAGATCCTTCAGATAAGTTGGGCGCACGTTCGGTTAAATTGGAATATGAAAAACTTTCCAAAGGTAGTTTAGTGGATTATCGCGTTGGTATGATCCATGGGCGTTTATCTGCTAAAGAAAGGGACAAGGTTATGGAGGATATGTCTTCAGGGCTTTTAGATGTTTTAGTAGCTACTTCAATTATTGAGATAGGGATTGATATACCTAATGCTTCGGTAATGGTTATTGAAGATGCGGATCGCTTTGGTTTGGCTCAACTTCATCAGTATAGGGGCAGGGTAGGTAGGTCCACCCACCAATCTTATTGTTTTCTTTTAAGTTCAGCTACTGAACCGAGAACCAGGGGTAGACTGGAAGTTATGGCCGAGTGTAGTAGTGGCTTTATCTTAGCTGAAGCAGATCTTAAGTTTAGAGGACCCGGGGAAGCCTATGGACTGGCTCAAAGCGGTTGGCCGGAGCTTAAGATGGCTAATTATTACGACACTAAACTACTTAATTTAACCAAAGAGGCTGTGGATAACTTAGTAACCAATGATCCTAACCTGGATAGTCATCCGAATTTAAAGCAATACCTTAAAGAGGAGGAAAACAAGACAATAACTAACGATTAA
- a CDS encoding pilin, whose protein sequence is MSIIKYSLVILFSLFIISPVLVLAQVGDEPAGDKPAGIENQNNTSKSTVSLPNPLGITSVPVLIGRIIKGALGIVGSLALLMFVYGGFVWMLSGGNSEKVQTGRKTLVWAAIGLAVIFTSFILVDKIISTLGV, encoded by the coding sequence ATGAGTATTATTAAATATTCTTTAGTTATATTGTTTTCACTTTTTATAATATCTCCTGTTTTAGTATTGGCTCAGGTTGGTGATGAGCCTGCTGGAGATAAACCCGCAGGAATTGAGAACCAAAACAACACCAGCAAATCAACAGTTAGCTTACCAAATCCATTAGGAATCACCTCTGTCCCTGTTTTAATCGGTAGAATCATTAAGGGTGCTTTGGGTATTGTTGGTTCTTTAGCTCTTTTGATGTTTGTCTATGGGGGTTTTGTTTGGATGTTATCCGGAGGTAATAGTGAAAAAGTTCAAACCGGTAGAAAAACTTTAGTTTGGGCGGCCATTGGCTTAGCTGTTATCTTTACTTCTTTTATTTTAGTAGACAAGATTATCAGCACCTTGGGAGTATAA
- a CDS encoding DUF2339 domain-containing protein, whose translation MYAIISIVLFIILMVKISSLEKRLFRLERGERGVSPSSDKQPEAQRASVAQVSSTEPVLASEVTANPTLLNYIEQSRAQGISFKVIEESLLNNGWNRLDVDVALSSFDRSGEIFEQREGHEDGKKNYRQDLNDRFIEWLKKDWLVKLGALLLLVGFGWFVTYAFMENWIGELGRISLGIIVGALFLPLGFMRMKKYLNQGGIFMVLGSTIILLTVFAARNLYDFFDPISALLIMFLSVALVALAGARYKSFYIILSSLILAAVAPLLTDSSSDSSVFLFSYLTVITLGTLWIVFVTGMRELVLASLLIVSIYSFPYWTGLADGNLTTLLLFAYSLAGIFFFVSLAGIIKEPGKESMSDLATALLNGFFILLWIITVASPEWQSLIIALWMLLFAGGAFVVFRLSGSRKVFYLYSAVSLIMLGSATAVQLKDNQAALSVAYTLEAGLIVYLSYILTSDIRLARRLSALMAIPIFFSFFNIFSSSWRQGFLHSDFFILLILMIVLGSLGWLFLRYRRDDDPVIWRQFNPLLIASSIYLYLIIWLALHSGFYTDFSTMFALVVYAVIGLVAYFGGLIYNLKSVKTYGTVFLVLIMIRLAIVDIWNMDLAYRIVVFFIIGGLFLATAFLSRMIEGGKHEEPNN comes from the coding sequence ATGTATGCGATTATTTCAATAGTGCTCTTCATTATATTAATGGTAAAGATTAGTTCCCTTGAAAAAAGGCTCTTTCGCCTTGAAAGAGGAGAGAGAGGAGTTTCTCCTTCTTCAGATAAACAGCCTGAAGCACAAAGAGCATCGGTTGCTCAGGTTTCTTCTACTGAGCCAGTATTAGCGAGCGAGGTGACTGCTAACCCCACCCTTTTAAATTACATTGAACAGTCCAGGGCCCAAGGTATCTCTTTTAAGGTAATAGAGGAGAGTCTTTTAAATAATGGCTGGAATCGCTTAGATGTTGATGTGGCTTTATCTTCTTTTGATAGATCTGGTGAGATTTTTGAACAAAGAGAGGGCCATGAAGACGGTAAAAAGAATTATAGACAAGATTTGAATGATAGATTTATTGAATGGCTTAAAAAAGATTGGTTGGTTAAGCTTGGAGCTTTGTTGCTACTAGTTGGTTTTGGCTGGTTTGTTACTTACGCTTTTATGGAAAACTGGATCGGGGAGCTTGGTCGTATTAGCTTAGGAATAATCGTTGGTGCCTTGTTCTTACCTTTGGGCTTTATGAGAATGAAGAAATATCTTAACCAAGGTGGTATCTTTATGGTACTTGGTTCAACCATTATCTTGTTAACTGTTTTTGCTGCCAGAAATCTTTATGACTTTTTTGACCCCATTTCCGCCCTTTTGATTATGTTTTTAAGCGTTGCCTTAGTGGCTTTAGCTGGAGCACGTTATAAGAGCTTTTACATTATTTTATCTTCCCTGATTTTAGCGGCCGTTGCCCCCTTATTAACTGATTCTTCTTCAGATAGTAGTGTCTTCTTATTTAGCTATTTAACCGTTATTACCTTAGGAACTCTTTGGATAGTCTTTGTGACCGGCATGAGAGAGTTGGTACTGGCTTCTTTATTGATCGTCTCTATTTACAGTTTCCCTTATTGGACTGGTTTAGCGGACGGTAATTTAACTACTTTACTACTTTTTGCTTATAGCTTAGCCGGTATTTTCTTCTTTGTTAGTTTAGCGGGAATTATTAAGGAGCCTGGTAAGGAATCAATGTCTGATTTGGCGACGGCCTTATTAAACGGTTTCTTTATCCTGCTTTGGATTATTACGGTAGCGAGCCCCGAGTGGCAGTCTTTAATTATTGCTTTATGGATGCTACTTTTTGCTGGTGGTGCTTTTGTGGTATTTCGTTTATCTGGCAGTCGGAAAGTTTTTTACCTTTATTCTGCGGTGAGTTTAATAATGCTTGGTTCAGCTACCGCTGTCCAACTTAAAGATAATCAGGCGGCTTTATCTGTGGCCTATACTCTTGAAGCCGGCTTAATTGTTTATCTTTCTTATATCCTTACCTCAGACATTCGTTTAGCTCGTCGTTTGTCTGCTTTAATGGCTATACCGATTTTCTTTTCTTTCTTTAATATCTTTTCCTCCAGCTGGCGACAGGGCTTTTTGCATAGCGACTTCTTTATCTTATTGATTCTTATGATCGTTTTAGGCTCTTTAGGTTGGTTATTCCTTCGTTATCGCCGAGATGATGACCCTGTTATTTGGCGACAATTTAACCCACTCTTAATAGCTTCTTCAATCTATCTTTATCTTATTATTTGGTTGGCCTTGCATTCCGGTTTTTACACTGACTTTTCCACTATGTTTGCCTTAGTGGTTTATGCGGTGATAGGCTTAGTGGCTTATTTCGGTGGATTAATCTATAACCTAAAATCGGTTAAAACTTATGGTACAGTCTTTTTGGTCTTAATTATGATTCGTTTGGCGATTGTTGATATATGGAACATGGACCTGGCTTATCGGATAGTTGTCTTCTTTATAATCGGTGGACTTTTCTTGGCTACAGCCTTTTTATCCAGAATGATAGAAGGAGGAAAGCATGAAGAACCTAATAATTAA
- the cysS gene encoding cysteine--tRNA ligase gives MDLYLYNTLSRQKEKFSPLNDSLVGLYTCGPTVYHYAHLGNLRTYLFEDILKRVLLYNDYHLRHVMNITDVGHLTGDRDMGEDKMEKGASREGKSAWEVADFFLKAFQEDLVSLNILDPDIWCKATDYIQAQIHLIQTLEAKDYVYLTSDGVYFDSAKFPDYNKLSHLKLDELKEGARVEKNSEKKNPTDFALWKFSPSGAKRQMEWSSPWGIGFPGWHIECSAMALHFLKGHLDIHCGAVDHINVHHTNEIAQSEAATGEKFFNFWLHGAFLNVGDDQKMSKSADNFLTLTKTLEETGLDPLAVRFWSFLTHYRKPMTYKAEAIKQAGAALSALRRAMLGWPEPSTLDKALLDDFHTAINDDLNMPQAVAVLQATVKAELDPAVKAATVQEMDKIFGLNFNFTLQEDIPSEIRQLAARREEARNEEDWSLADDLRTELTRRGWTIEDSSEGSRLRRV, from the coding sequence ATGGATCTTTATCTTTATAACACCTTAAGTCGGCAAAAAGAGAAATTTTCTCCGCTTAACGATTCTTTGGTTGGTTTATATACTTGCGGCCCAACGGTTTATCATTACGCTCATCTTGGTAATTTAAGAACCTATCTTTTTGAAGATATTTTAAAAAGAGTTTTATTATATAACGACTATCATCTTCGCCATGTCATGAACATAACCGATGTCGGGCATTTAACCGGTGATCGGGACATGGGTGAAGATAAAATGGAAAAAGGCGCCAGTCGCGAAGGTAAGAGCGCTTGGGAAGTAGCGGACTTCTTCTTAAAAGCTTTCCAAGAAGATCTGGTTTCCCTAAACATTCTTGATCCAGATATTTGGTGTAAGGCAACAGATTATATTCAGGCGCAAATTCATTTAATACAAACCCTAGAAGCTAAGGATTACGTCTATCTTACCTCAGACGGTGTCTATTTTGATAGCGCCAAATTCCCGGACTATAACAAACTAAGTCATCTTAAGCTGGATGAACTTAAAGAAGGAGCTAGGGTGGAAAAAAACTCCGAGAAAAAAAATCCCACAGATTTTGCGCTTTGGAAATTTTCTCCTAGTGGAGCTAAAAGACAAATGGAATGGTCTTCGCCTTGGGGTATTGGTTTTCCTGGTTGGCATATTGAATGTTCGGCTATGGCTCTACATTTTCTTAAAGGACATCTGGATATTCATTGCGGTGCGGTGGATCATATTAATGTTCATCATACCAATGAAATAGCTCAGTCTGAAGCGGCTACCGGAGAAAAGTTTTTTAATTTTTGGTTACATGGTGCTTTTTTAAACGTTGGAGATGATCAGAAAATGAGTAAAAGCGCGGATAATTTCCTTACCCTAACTAAAACCCTTGAAGAAACTGGTTTAGACCCTTTAGCTGTTCGTTTCTGGAGTTTTTTAACCCATTACCGCAAACCCATGACTTATAAGGCGGAAGCTATTAAACAGGCTGGTGCCGCTCTAAGTGCTTTACGTAGAGCTATGTTGGGTTGGCCTGAGCCTTCAACTCTAGATAAGGCTCTACTGGATGATTTCCACACTGCTATTAACGATGACCTTAACATGCCCCAGGCAGTAGCTGTTTTACAAGCTACGGTTAAAGCCGAGCTTGATCCGGCTGTTAAGGCCGCTACTGTGCAGGAAATGGATAAGATTTTTGGCCTTAATTTTAACTTTACACTCCAAGAAGATATTCCTTCCGAGATTAGACAATTAGCGGCTCGTCGTGAAGAAGCGAGAAACGAGGAAGATTGGTCCTTAGCGGATGATCTACGTACTGAACTTACTCGTCGGGGTTGGACTATTGAAGATTCTTCCGAGGGTAGTCGTCTGCGAAGAGTATAA